The proteins below come from a single Ruegeria sp. THAF33 genomic window:
- a CDS encoding sulfotransferase, translated as MTVEKLQSGQSDPKIILIGLNRCATTSFHKLFQNNGIPSVHWEDEQGLNLAHRMVTNIAMGRRPLDGFGAVRAFTDIAFVNSRFMLDGARFFRELHAAYPDAYFLLNTRNRDDWIASRANHSGGRYLERCCKANGQTADEVKRGWARMYDVHHSEVEAFFDDNPRFLRFDIDRDDPQSFADWLSPDFDVNIAHWGHYNRGASECARTG; from the coding sequence ATGACGGTCGAGAAACTCCAATCCGGGCAAAGCGATCCCAAGATCATCCTGATCGGCTTGAACCGCTGTGCGACGACCTCGTTTCACAAGCTGTTTCAGAACAACGGGATTCCTTCGGTGCATTGGGAAGATGAACAGGGTCTAAACCTTGCACACCGCATGGTAACCAATATTGCCATGGGGCGCAGACCGCTGGATGGGTTCGGTGCCGTCCGGGCCTTCACCGATATCGCCTTTGTCAATTCGCGCTTCATGCTGGACGGCGCGCGGTTCTTTCGAGAGCTGCACGCGGCTTACCCCGACGCCTATTTCTTGCTGAACACGCGCAATCGCGATGACTGGATCGCATCACGTGCCAACCATTCCGGCGGTAGGTACCTAGAGCGATGCTGCAAGGCCAATGGACAGACGGCCGACGAGGTAAAACGGGGCTGGGCGCGTATGTATGACGTGCACCATTCCGAGGTCGAAGCTTTCTTTGACGACAACCCGCGCTTTCTGCGCTTTGATATCGACAGGGACGATCCGCAAAGCTTTGCGGATTGGCTTTCGCCGGATTTCGACGTGAACATCGCCCATTGGGGGCATTATAACCGAGGGGCGTCTGAATGCGCCCGGACAGGCTGA
- a CDS encoding succinate dehydrogenase iron-sulfur subunit produces the protein MVQLTLPKNSRITTGKTWPKPDGATNVRKFQIYRWNPDDGQNPRVDTYFVDMDTCGPMVLDALIKIKNEIDPTLTFRRSCREGICGSCAMNIDGINTLACIYGMDEIKGDVKIYPLPHMPVVKDLIPDLTHFYAQHASIMPWLETKTNRPAKEWKQSIEDRKKLDGLYECVMCASCSTSCPSYWWNGDRYLGPAALLHAYRWIIDSRDEATGERLDELEDPFKLYRCHTIMNCAKTCPKGLNPAKAIAEIKKMMVERAV, from the coding sequence ATGGTTCAACTGACCCTGCCCAAGAATTCCCGGATTACCACCGGCAAGACCTGGCCAAAGCCGGACGGCGCCACGAACGTGCGCAAGTTCCAGATCTATCGTTGGAACCCCGATGACGGGCAGAACCCGCGTGTCGACACCTATTTCGTTGATATGGATACGTGCGGTCCGATGGTGCTGGACGCGCTGATCAAGATCAAAAACGAGATCGATCCGACGTTGACATTCCGACGGTCCTGTCGCGAAGGCATCTGCGGATCTTGCGCGATGAACATCGACGGGATCAACACGTTGGCCTGTATCTATGGCATGGATGAGATCAAGGGCGATGTGAAAATCTATCCGCTGCCGCATATGCCAGTGGTCAAGGACCTGATCCCTGATCTGACTCATTTCTATGCCCAGCATGCGTCCATCATGCCGTGGCTGGAAACCAAGACCAATCGCCCTGCGAAGGAATGGAAACAATCCATCGAAGATCGCAAGAAGCTGGACGGTCTCTATGAATGCGTGATGTGCGCCAGCTGCTCGACCTCATGCCCCAGCTACTGGTGGAATGGCGACCGCTATCTTGGCCCTGCGGCCTTGCTGCATGCCTATCGCTGGATCATCGACAGCCGGGATGAAGCCACCGGTGAACGTCTGGATGAGCTGGAAGATCCGTTCAAGCTCTACCGCTGTCACACCATCATGAACTGTGCCAAGACCTGCCCGAAAGGTCTGAACCCGGCCAAGGCGATTGCCGAGATCAAGAAGATGATGGTCGAGCGCGCGGTCTAA
- a CDS encoding DUF1989 domain-containing protein, producing the protein MTVSENTLQPPEDAEARRAVAPVICYPNEALPRPDVPWMKSLRARASKTGEVLVPPRDARCFEVPAGHFFRITSVEGPQVGDLNLWNRNDLSERFYSGKTRALHGTHLTTGERMWSSFPHLRPMATIIADTLEWYGIDSYGGSVHDVIGTRCDPYTGNLLSGTQYHHCCHSNLTRALADHLNIPLAEAEPAVHDVLNVFMCTGFTRDTGQYFMKASPVRPGDFLEFFAEIDLLGNLSACPGGDCSSEHSSDTAACYPLLVEVFAPANGDLKGWDSPASNGYDRSHGR; encoded by the coding sequence ATGACCGTTTCAGAAAACACTCTACAACCGCCCGAAGATGCCGAAGCCCGTCGCGCGGTCGCCCCTGTCATCTGTTACCCGAACGAGGCATTGCCACGACCGGATGTACCTTGGATGAAGTCCCTTCGCGCACGCGCAAGCAAAACGGGCGAAGTGCTGGTGCCGCCACGCGATGCGCGTTGTTTTGAAGTGCCTGCCGGCCATTTCTTTCGCATCACTTCCGTCGAGGGGCCGCAGGTTGGCGATCTGAACCTCTGGAACCGAAACGACCTTTCGGAACGCTTCTATTCCGGAAAAACCCGGGCGCTGCATGGCACGCATCTGACCACCGGAGAGCGGATGTGGTCCAGTTTTCCTCATCTGCGCCCGATGGCCACGATTATTGCGGATACGCTGGAGTGGTACGGGATCGATTCCTATGGGGGGTCGGTTCATGACGTCATCGGTACGCGATGCGATCCGTATACGGGCAACCTTTTGTCCGGTACGCAATACCACCATTGTTGCCATTCCAACCTGACCCGCGCGCTTGCGGATCACCTCAATATTCCGCTGGCCGAAGCCGAACCAGCGGTGCACGACGTATTGAACGTCTTCATGTGTACCGGTTTCACCCGCGACACGGGTCAGTACTTCATGAAAGCCTCACCCGTGCGCCCCGGAGATTTTCTGGAATTTTTTGCCGAGATTGATTTGCTGGGAAACCTCAGCGCCTGCCCGGGCGGGGATTGTTCCTCGGAACATTCCTCGGACACGGCTGCATGCTACCCCTTGCTGGTCGAGGTGTTCGCGCCTGCCAATGGTGATTTGAAGGGGTGGGACAGCCCTGCGAGCAATGGTTATGATCGCTCGCACGGGCGTTAG
- the deoD gene encoding purine-nucleoside phosphorylase — protein sequence MTIHIGAEKGEIAETVLLPGDPYRAKWAAETFLDDVKQVNNVRGMLGFTGNWKGNPVTIQGSGMGMPSLSIYVNELIRDYDAKTLIRIGSCGGMQDSVKIRDVILAMTSTTLSTPSRGIMKELNFAPCADWGLLQAAATAAAAKGTPTHVGGIYSSDVFYDERPDLNEQMVRHGILGVEMEAAELYILAARHKCRALAVLTVSDHLLTGEALPSSERESSFGEMVEIALQTAFPNS from the coding sequence ATGACAATTCATATTGGCGCCGAAAAAGGCGAAATAGCTGAAACCGTTCTTTTGCCCGGTGATCCCTACCGGGCGAAATGGGCGGCCGAAACGTTTTTGGACGATGTCAAACAGGTCAATAACGTTCGGGGAATGCTCGGCTTTACCGGAAACTGGAAGGGAAACCCCGTAACAATTCAGGGAAGCGGCATGGGAATGCCGTCTCTTTCCATTTATGTAAACGAGTTGATCCGCGATTACGATGCGAAAACCCTGATCCGCATCGGATCCTGCGGGGGGATGCAGGACAGCGTCAAAATTCGTGACGTTATTCTGGCCATGACATCAACCACGCTGAGCACGCCGTCGCGCGGCATCATGAAAGAGCTGAACTTTGCACCCTGCGCCGATTGGGGGCTGCTGCAAGCTGCCGCCACGGCGGCTGCCGCCAAGGGAACGCCGACCCATGTTGGTGGAATTTACTCGTCAGATGTCTTTTATGACGAGCGTCCAGATCTCAATGAACAGATGGTGCGTCACGGCATTCTGGGGGTCGAGATGGAAGCGGCCGAACTTTACATCCTGGCGGCGCGCCACAAATGCCGCGCCTTGGCCGTTCTCACTGTTTCCGACCACCTGTTGACCGGAGAGGCTCTGCCATCATCAGAACGTGAAAGCAGCTTTGGTGAAATGGTGGAAATCGCGCTTCAGACTGCGTTCCCCAACAGCTGA
- a CDS encoding H-NS family nucleoid-associated regulatory protein produces MGINLENMSRKDLLALRNDIEKALIRAEKRERQEALKAAEKAAAEFGFSLSELSGEASRSVKPTKTKAKYRNPENPDQTWTGRGRKPQWVHDALTAGVDISDLEI; encoded by the coding sequence ATGGGGATCAATCTTGAGAATATGTCACGCAAAGACCTTTTGGCTTTGCGCAATGACATTGAAAAAGCTTTGATCAGGGCAGAAAAACGCGAACGTCAGGAAGCTTTGAAAGCCGCAGAAAAGGCTGCGGCAGAATTCGGCTTCTCTTTGTCTGAGCTGTCCGGAGAAGCGTCGCGCAGCGTTAAGCCAACAAAAACAAAGGCTAAATACCGCAACCCGGAAAATCCAGATCAAACCTGGACTGGTCGCGGCCGCAAGCCTCAATGGGTGCATGACGCGCTGACCGCAGGCGTGGATATTTCTGATCTGGAAATCTAA
- a CDS encoding protein meaA — protein sequence MTQTQKDRPWLIRTYAGHSTAKASNALYRGNLAKGQTGLSVAFDLPTQTGYDSDHTLARGEVGKVGVPVCHLGDMRVLFDQIPLEQMNTSMTINATAPWLLALYIAVAEEQGADVSKLQGTVQNDLIKEYLSRGTYVCPPKPSLKMIADVAEYCYTNVPKWNPMNVCSYHLQEAGATPEQELAYALATAIAVLDELRPRVPAEDFPALCGRISFFVNAGIRFVTEMCKMRAFVDLWDEILQQRYGVENPKFRRFRYGVQVNSLGLTEQQPENNVYRILIEMLAVTLSKNARARAVQLPAWNEALGLPRPWDQQWSMRMQQILAYETDLLEYDDLFDGNPAVDAKVEELKEGARAELANLDSMGGAVASIEYMKSRLVDSNAERLNRIERNETVVVGVNKWIEGEASPLQTEDGGIMVVDPAVEQEQIDRLNTWRAERDEAAVTAALAALREAAQTGANIMEPSIAAAKAGATTGEWAEEMRKVYGTYRGPTGVSGSVSNKTEGLDDLRAAVDAVSDKLGRRLKFLVGKPGLDGHSNGAEQIAFRARDCGMDISYEGIRLTPEEIVAAAREDDAHVIGLSILSGSHLPLVKDVMERLRQAGLSHIPVVVGGIIPDEDAEKLKSMGVAKVYTPKNFELNSIMGDIVTLADPRNLAAE from the coding sequence ATGACGCAGACGCAGAAAGATCGCCCCTGGCTCATCCGAACCTATGCCGGTCATTCCACGGCCAAAGCCTCGAACGCGCTTTATCGGGGGAATCTTGCGAAAGGCCAAACCGGCCTGTCCGTGGCCTTCGATCTGCCCACGCAAACAGGCTATGACAGCGACCACACTTTGGCCCGCGGTGAAGTCGGCAAGGTCGGTGTGCCGGTCTGTCATCTGGGCGACATGCGGGTTCTGTTCGACCAGATCCCGCTTGAGCAGATGAACACCTCGATGACGATCAACGCCACTGCGCCATGGCTTTTGGCGCTTTATATCGCCGTCGCGGAAGAGCAAGGCGCGGATGTATCCAAACTACAGGGCACGGTTCAAAACGACCTGATCAAGGAATACCTGAGCCGCGGCACTTATGTTTGCCCGCCCAAACCGTCGCTCAAGATGATCGCGGACGTAGCCGAGTATTGCTATACCAATGTTCCGAAATGGAACCCGATGAACGTGTGCTCGTATCACCTGCAAGAGGCGGGTGCGACGCCAGAGCAGGAACTGGCCTATGCCCTAGCCACTGCCATCGCCGTGCTGGACGAATTGCGCCCACGTGTACCTGCCGAGGATTTCCCGGCGCTCTGCGGTCGGATTTCCTTCTTTGTAAATGCTGGCATCCGCTTTGTCACCGAAATGTGCAAAATGCGTGCCTTCGTGGATCTTTGGGATGAGATCCTGCAACAACGCTATGGCGTTGAAAATCCGAAATTCCGTCGATTCCGCTATGGCGTGCAGGTGAACTCTCTGGGTCTGACCGAGCAGCAGCCCGAAAACAACGTCTATCGCATCCTGATCGAGATGCTGGCCGTAACCCTGTCGAAGAATGCCCGAGCCCGAGCGGTGCAGTTGCCCGCCTGGAACGAAGCGCTCGGTCTGCCGCGCCCGTGGGACCAGCAGTGGTCGATGCGGATGCAGCAGATCCTGGCCTACGAAACCGATCTGCTGGAATACGACGACCTGTTCGATGGCAACCCTGCTGTCGATGCCAAGGTCGAAGAGCTGAAAGAAGGCGCGCGGGCCGAACTGGCCAACCTGGATTCGATGGGCGGCGCGGTCGCTTCGATCGAATACATGAAGTCCCGACTGGTAGATTCCAACGCTGAACGCCTGAACCGGATCGAGCGCAACGAAACCGTTGTTGTCGGTGTGAACAAATGGATCGAAGGCGAGGCATCACCGCTTCAAACCGAAGACGGTGGCATCATGGTTGTTGATCCTGCCGTGGAACAAGAACAGATCGACCGCCTAAATACGTGGCGCGCAGAACGGGACGAAGCGGCCGTAACCGCGGCCTTGGCCGCGCTGCGCGAAGCGGCACAGACCGGGGCAAACATCATGGAACCGTCCATTGCCGCCGCAAAGGCCGGCGCGACGACGGGCGAATGGGCCGAAGAGATGCGCAAAGTCTATGGAACCTATCGCGGCCCAACCGGTGTTTCCGGGTCTGTTTCGAACAAGACCGAAGGGCTGGACGACCTGCGTGCCGCTGTTGATGCCGTCAGCGACAAGCTGGGCCGGCGTCTGAAGTTCCTTGTAGGCAAACCCGGACTGGACGGCCATTCCAACGGTGCCGAACAGATCGCCTTCCGTGCCCGCGATTGCGGTATGGACATCAGCTATGAGGGCATTCGCCTGACACCCGAAGAAATCGTTGCGGCCGCCCGCGAAGATGACGCGCATGTCATTGGATTGTCGATCCTGTCCGGCAGCCACCTGCCACTGGTCAAAGACGTCATGGAACGTCTGCGGCAGGCGGGGTTGTCTCATATCCCAGTCGTGGTGGGTGGCATTATTCCGGACGAAGATGCCGAAAAACTGAAATCCATGGGTGTGGCCAAGGTCTACACCCCGAAAAACTTCGAACTCAATTCGATAATGGGCGATATCGTTACTCTGGCGGATCCTCGGAACCTCGCGGCAGAGTAA
- a CDS encoding 1-acyl-sn-glycerol-3-phosphate acyltransferase: protein MTQTVELPLWLFVLIVVFAMVTFASHFLFPSVRWFFRRRLERAVARLNQRLQRPIQPFKLARRHDMIQRLIYDPQVGQAVQQHARETGMPEAVASEQARRYAREIVPSFSAFAYFSFAIRLARLLSNTFYEVRLSYQDEESVRNIDPEATVVFVMNHRSNMDYVLVTYLAARHSALSYAVGEWARVWPLSRLIRAMGAYFIRRKSGSELYRQVLSTYVRHATEAGVTQAMFPEGGLSLTGAIARPKLGLLKYIMDGTSPQGRDVVFVPVALNYDRVLEDTILTRAALGTERRFRARIGVITRWIVKQIWRRLIGRYKRFGLASVRYGRPISLREFRAKGSDDMMTDLARALMQRIQHAIPLVPAPAACLLVRDKGPMSEEDVLSQIRQMMERDDPQTKDNSQAISNALDQLVERRILNRQGNMLSVSGQRGDLLDYYAASVPSDSGDRISASAK, encoded by the coding sequence ATGACGCAAACCGTGGAACTTCCGCTTTGGCTTTTCGTGCTGATCGTGGTCTTTGCCATGGTCACTTTTGCATCGCATTTCCTGTTTCCGTCCGTCCGCTGGTTTTTCCGTCGCAGGTTGGAACGCGCGGTGGCGCGCCTGAACCAGCGCCTTCAACGCCCAATCCAGCCCTTCAAGTTGGCGCGTCGACACGACATGATCCAGCGCTTGATTTATGATCCGCAGGTCGGCCAGGCGGTTCAGCAACATGCCCGTGAAACCGGCATGCCCGAGGCCGTCGCCTCGGAGCAGGCACGTCGTTATGCCCGAGAGATCGTTCCGTCATTTTCGGCCTTCGCCTATTTCAGCTTTGCGATCCGGTTGGCCCGCTTGCTGAGCAACACATTCTACGAGGTACGGCTTAGCTACCAGGACGAAGAATCCGTCAGGAACATTGACCCCGAAGCTACGGTTGTCTTTGTCATGAACCACCGGAGCAACATGGATTACGTTTTGGTCACGTATCTTGCAGCCCGACATTCTGCACTGTCTTATGCTGTAGGAGAGTGGGCCCGGGTCTGGCCGCTCAGCCGATTGATCCGGGCGATGGGGGCGTATTTTATCCGGCGCAAGTCCGGCAGCGAACTCTATCGTCAGGTTCTGTCCACCTATGTGCGCCACGCAACCGAAGCCGGCGTAACTCAAGCCATGTTTCCAGAAGGCGGGCTGAGCCTGACCGGGGCCATTGCGCGCCCCAAGCTTGGACTGCTCAAATACATTATGGATGGAACGTCGCCACAGGGGCGCGATGTGGTGTTTGTCCCGGTTGCCCTGAATTACGACCGTGTGTTGGAAGATACCATCCTGACCCGCGCGGCACTTGGAACAGAGCGGCGGTTTCGCGCGCGGATCGGCGTCATCACGCGCTGGATAGTGAAACAGATCTGGCGTCGTTTGATCGGCCGATACAAGCGGTTCGGTCTGGCGTCCGTCCGATACGGCAGGCCGATCTCTCTGAGAGAATTCCGGGCCAAGGGCAGCGACGACATGATGACGGATTTGGCCCGGGCGCTGATGCAACGTATCCAGCATGCTATTCCGCTTGTGCCGGCACCAGCGGCCTGTTTGCTGGTGCGCGACAAGGGCCCGATGTCCGAAGAAGACGTGCTGTCACAAATCCGACAGATGATGGAGCGCGATGATCCGCAGACCAAGGACAATTCGCAGGCCATATCAAATGCTTTGGATCAACTGGTTGAACGCCGGATTCTGAACCGACAGGGGAACATGCTGTCCGTATCAGGTCAGCGCGGCGATCTTCTGGACTATTACGCCGCATCCGTCCCGTCGGATTCAGGTGACCGAATTTCTGCGTCCGCAAAATAA
- the ccrA gene encoding crotonyl-CoA carboxylase/reductase, protein MALDTESGIASYEAPEKDLYEMGEIPPMGYVPKQMYAWAIRKERHGEPNTAMQQEVVDVPTLDSNEVLVLVMAAGVNYNGVWAALGQPISPFDGHKAPYHIAGSDASGIVWAVGDKVKRWKVGDEVVIHCNQDDGDDEECNGGDPMYSPSQRIWGYETPDGSFSQFTRVQAQQLMPRPKHLTWEEAACYTLTLATAYRMLFGHEPHDLKPGQNVLVWGASGGLGSYAIQLINTAGANAIGVISDESKRDFVMGLGAKGVLNRRDFNCWGQLPTVNTPEYAEWFKEARKFGKAIWDITGKGKNVDMVFEHPGESTFPVSTFVVKKGGMVVICAGTSGFNCTFDVRYMWMHQKRLQGSHFAHLKQAAAANKLMVERRLDPCMSEVFTWNDLPEAHMKMLRNEHKPGNMSVLVQAPRTGLRTLEEVLDAG, encoded by the coding sequence ATGGCTTTGGACACCGAAAGTGGTATCGCGTCGTACGAGGCACCTGAAAAAGATCTGTATGAAATGGGTGAAATCCCGCCCATGGGATATGTCCCAAAGCAAATGTACGCTTGGGCCATCCGCAAAGAACGTCATGGTGAGCCGAACACCGCCATGCAGCAGGAAGTTGTGGATGTTCCGACCCTGGACAGCAACGAAGTGCTGGTTCTGGTTATGGCCGCAGGGGTCAACTACAACGGCGTCTGGGCCGCTCTGGGGCAGCCGATCAGCCCGTTTGACGGCCACAAAGCACCCTACCACATCGCGGGTTCGGATGCGTCGGGCATCGTTTGGGCCGTTGGCGACAAGGTGAAGCGCTGGAAAGTTGGCGATGAGGTTGTGATCCACTGCAACCAGGACGACGGCGACGACGAGGAATGCAACGGCGGTGATCCGATGTATTCGCCCAGCCAGCGGATCTGGGGCTATGAAACACCGGATGGCTCGTTCAGCCAGTTCACCCGCGTGCAGGCACAGCAGCTTATGCCGCGCCCCAAGCATCTGACATGGGAAGAAGCGGCGTGCTACACCCTGACGCTGGCAACCGCGTACCGGATGCTGTTTGGCCACGAACCGCACGATCTGAAACCGGGTCAGAATGTCCTGGTCTGGGGTGCGTCGGGCGGTCTAGGGTCCTACGCGATCCAATTGATCAACACCGCAGGCGCAAATGCGATCGGTGTGATTTCAGACGAAAGCAAGCGTGATTTCGTTATGGGTCTGGGCGCCAAAGGCGTTCTGAACCGTCGTGACTTCAACTGCTGGGGTCAATTGCCCACGGTCAACACACCGGAATATGCCGAATGGTTCAAAGAGGCCCGCAAATTCGGCAAGGCGATCTGGGACATCACCGGCAAAGGCAAAAATGTCGATATGGTGTTCGAACACCCGGGTGAAAGCACTTTCCCAGTGTCGACCTTCGTTGTGAAAAAAGGCGGTATGGTCGTGATTTGCGCCGGAACATCGGGTTTCAACTGTACATTCGATGTGCGCTACATGTGGATGCACCAGAAGCGTTTGCAGGGCTCGCACTTTGCTCATCTCAAGCAGGCGGCAGCCGCGAACAAGCTGATGGTCGAGCGCCGCCTTGACCCCTGCATGTCCGAAGTATTCACGTGGAATGACCTGCCCGAGGCCCATATGAAAATGCTGCGGAACGAGCACAAGCCGGGCAATATGTCTGTTCTTGTTCAGGCGCCGCGTACGGGTCTGCGTACCCTCGAGGAAGTCCTGGACGCAGGCTAA
- a CDS encoding LuxR family transcriptional regulator: MATKVDLGQILQDLENTNTLEELSAVAERLRDALNVEHLTYHWVDGAGDQYGYTTYSDAWDERYREKNYHRIDPVILGCFQRFHPVDWKSLDWSGKVAKAFLLDAQNHGVGNQGYSIPIRGPNGQFALFTVNHSCDDQTWKNFISTYGRDLILVAHYINRKALEFEKDRQPDCPRSLSPREIDAITLLALGYSRAQVAHSLTISEHTLRVYIESARSKLGAHNTTHAIATALSRGLIVV; encoded by the coding sequence ATGGCAACGAAGGTCGATTTGGGTCAAATCCTTCAGGATTTGGAAAACACCAACACGCTTGAAGAACTCAGCGCCGTAGCTGAGCGTTTGCGGGACGCGTTGAACGTCGAGCACCTGACGTATCACTGGGTTGACGGTGCCGGAGATCAATACGGCTACACCACCTATTCAGACGCCTGGGATGAGCGCTACAGGGAAAAAAACTATCACCGTATCGACCCTGTGATCTTGGGGTGTTTCCAGCGGTTTCATCCGGTTGACTGGAAGTCGTTGGATTGGTCCGGCAAGGTGGCAAAGGCCTTCCTTCTGGATGCGCAAAACCATGGCGTTGGCAATCAGGGGTATTCAATCCCAATTCGGGGTCCAAATGGTCAGTTTGCCTTGTTCACGGTCAACCACAGTTGTGATGATCAAACCTGGAAGAACTTTATCTCGACTTACGGGCGTGATTTGATTCTTGTTGCGCATTACATAAATCGCAAGGCGCTGGAGTTTGAAAAAGACAGGCAGCCGGACTGCCCGCGCAGCTTGTCGCCAAGGGAAATCGACGCGATCACACTTTTGGCGTTGGGATACAGCCGCGCCCAAGTGGCCCATTCCCTGACGATTTCCGAGCATACGTTGCGCGTTTACATTGAAAGCGCGCGCTCAAAGCTGGGCGCACATAACACAACCCACGCAATCGCCACGGCACTCAGCCGGGGATTAATAGTGGTTTAA
- a CDS encoding acyl-homoserine-lactone synthase — protein MLRYLYADELHRFPTLAEGMFKDRADQFKTRLGWDVHVNEKGEERDEYDDLNPLYVIWEEPDGSHGGSMRVLPTTGRVMINEVFGHLNGGKPICSPLIWEVTRFCLSRTASPHTAGAIMLSGGEMMEGFGLTHIAGVFDARMIRIYRLIGSSPEVLGTQGSGRDQISVGLWPYSADDCNRVAERAGIPRDLSRMWFKAAFGPKKQHRFALSA, from the coding sequence ATGTTGCGTTATCTATATGCCGATGAGTTACACAGATTTCCGACTCTGGCAGAGGGGATGTTCAAAGATCGTGCGGATCAGTTCAAGACCAGGTTGGGGTGGGATGTCCACGTCAACGAGAAGGGCGAAGAACGGGACGAATATGATGATCTCAATCCGCTTTATGTCATCTGGGAAGAGCCGGATGGCAGCCACGGAGGGTCGATGCGTGTATTGCCTACGACCGGTCGGGTGATGATCAATGAGGTTTTTGGTCATCTGAATGGCGGCAAGCCGATTTGCAGCCCCCTGATCTGGGAGGTCACCCGGTTCTGCCTGTCCCGAACAGCCAGCCCGCATACTGCCGGCGCCATCATGTTGAGCGGCGGTGAAATGATGGAAGGTTTCGGCCTGACGCATATCGCCGGCGTATTTGATGCCAGAATGATCAGAATCTATCGCCTGATCGGGTCATCGCCCGAGGTTCTGGGAACCCAGGGCAGCGGGCGCGATCAGATTTCAGTCGGATTGTGGCCCTATTCAGCGGACGACTGCAACCGAGTGGCCGAGCGTGCGGGCATCCCGCGCGACCTGTCTCGGATGTGGTTCAAAGCCGCATTCGGGCCAAAGAAACAGCACCGGTTCGCCCTATCCGCTTAA